In Aegilops tauschii subsp. strangulata cultivar AL8/78 chromosome 3, Aet v6.0, whole genome shotgun sequence, one genomic interval encodes:
- the LOC109783847 gene encoding glycine dehydrogenase (decarboxylating) 1, mitochondrial produces the protein MERARRLASRALLRRLLAASSSATSPAPSRGVSTLAPKPAAGSRPRARPAHQYTPGRPVSVSALQPSDTFPRRHNSATPAEQAVMASECGFNTLDALIDATVPAAIRAPPMQFTGKFDAGFTESQMLDHMAHLASMNKTYKSFIGMGYYNTHIPAVILRNLMENPAWYTQYTPYQAEIAQGRLESLLNYQTMVADLTGLPMSNASLLDEATAAAEAMAMCLGIVKSKKKTFLIASNCHPQTIDICQTRATGFDINVVVSAAKDFDYSSGDVCGVLVQYPGTEGEVLDYAEFVKDAHAHGVKVVMATDLLALTTLRPPGEIGADIAVGSAQRFGVPMGYGGPHAAFLATSQEYKRLMPGRIIGVSVDSSGKPALRMAMQTREQHIRRDKATSNICTAQALLANMAAMYAVYHGPAGLKAIADRVHGLAGTFAHGLKKLGTVTVQELPYFDTVKITCADANAIAEEACKNEMNLRVVDANTITVAFDETTTLEDVDKLFKVFSGGKPVDFTAESIAPEVSSSIPPSLVRDSPYLTHPIFSMYHTEHELLRYLHKLQSKDLSLCHSMIPLGSCTMKLNATVEMMPVTDPKFANMHPFAPIDQAAGYHEMFDNLGDLLNTITGFDSFSLQPNAGASGEYAGLMVIRAYHKARGDHHRNVCIIPVSAHGTNPASAAMCGMKIVAVGTDAKGNINIEELRKAAEANKDNLSALMVTYPSTHGVYEEGIDEICRIIHENGGQVYMDGANMNAQVGLTSPGFIGADVCHLNLHKTFCIPHGGGGPGMGPIGVKKHLAPFLPSHPVIPTGGFPLPEKTDPLGSISAAPWGSALILPISYTYIAMMGSQGLTEASKIAILNANYMAKRLEKHYPVLFRGVNGTVAHEFIIDLRGFKATAGIEPEDVAKRLMDYGFHGPTMSWPVPGTLMIEPTESESKAELDRFCDALISIREEIAEVENGKADAHNNVLKGAPHPPQLLMGDAWTKPYSREYAAFPAAWLRGAKFWPTTCRVDNVYGDRNLICTLQQASQVAEEAAAATA, from the exons ATGGAGCGCGCACGCCGCCTCGCCAGCCGCGCGCTGCTGCGCCGCCTCCtcgcggcctcctcctccgccacGTCCCCGGCCCCGTCCCGCGGCGTCTCCACCCTGGCGCCCAAGCCGGCGGCCGGGTCGCGCCCCCGCGCGCGCCCGGCCCACCAGTACACGCCCGGCCGGCCCGTCTCCGTGTCGGCGCTGCAGCCCAGCGACACCTTCCCGCGGAGGCACAACTCCGCCACCCCCGCCGAGCAGGCCGTCATGGCGTCCGAGTGCGGCTTCAACACCCTCGACGCGCTCATCGACGCAACCGTCCCGGCCGCAATCCGCGCGCCGCCGATGCAGTTCACCGGCAAGTTCGATGCCGGCTTCACCGAGTCGCAGATGCTCGACCACATGGCGCACCTCGCCTCCATGAACAAGACCTACAAGTCCTTCATCGGGATGGGCTACTACAACACCCACATCCCGGCCGTCATACTGCGCAACCTCATGGAGAACCCCGCGTGGTACACGCAGTACACGCCCTACCAGGCGGAGATCGCGCAGGGCCGCCTCGAGTCGCTGCTCAACTACCAGACCATGGTCGCCGATCTCACCGGCCTGCCCATGTCCAACGCCTCGCTGCTCGAcgaggccaccgccgccgccgaggccatGGCCATGTGCCTCGGAATCGTCAAGTCCAAGAAGAAGACCTTCCTCATCGCGTCCAACTGCCACCCGCAGACCATCGACATCTGCCAGACGCGTGCTACCGGCTTCGACATCAACGTCGTCGTCTCGGCCGCCAAGGACTTCGACTACAGCAGCGGCGACGTCTGCGGCGTGCTCGTGCAGTACCCCGGCACCGAGGGGGAGGTGCTGGACTACGCCGAGTTCGTCAAGGACGCGCACGCGCACGGCGTCAAGGTGGTCATGGCCACTGACCTGCTCGCGCTCACCACGCTGCGCCCGCCGGGCGAGATTGGCGCCGATATCGCCGTGGGCTCCGCGCAACGGTTCGGCGTGCCCATGGGGTACGGCGGCCCGCACGCTGCGTTCCTCGCCACCTCCCAGGAGTACAAGCGGCTGATGCCCGGCCGCATCATCGGAGTGAGCGTCGACTCCAGCGGCAAGCCCGCGCTCCGCATGGCGATGCAGACCAGGGAGCAGCACATCCGGCGAGACAAGGCCACCAGCAACATCTGCACCGCGCAG GCGTTGCTCGCCAACATGGCAGCGATGTATGCTGTCTACCATGGGCCTGCTGGCCTGAAGGCGATCGCCGACCGTGTCCATGGCCTGGCTGGTACTTTCGCCCATGGTTTGAAGAAGCTCGGGACAGTGACGGTGCAGGAGCTGCCCTACTTCGACACGGTCAAGATCACTTGCGCCGATGCTAATGCGATTGCCGAGGAGGCCTGCAAAAACGAGATGAACCTTCGCGTTGTCGACGCAAACACG ATCACTGTTGCCTTTGATGAGACCACCACCTTGGAGGATGTTGACAAGCTGTTCAAGGTTTTCTCTGGTGGCAAGCCA GTGGACTTCACAGCTGAATCCATCGCGCCTGAGGTCTCAAGCTCAATTCCTCCTAGCCTTGTGCGCGACAGCCCCTACTTGACTCACCCAATCTTTAGCAT GTACCACACTGAGCACGAGCTCCTCCGTTACCTGCATAAGTTGCAATCCAAGGATCTCTCACTGTGCCACAGTATGATCCCTCTTGGTTCTTGCACCATGAAACTAAATGCTACCGTCGAGATGATGCCTGTCACCGATCCCAAGTTCGCCAACATGCACCCATTTGCCCCTATTGATCAAGCTGCAGGCTATCAT GAAATGTTTGACAACCTGGGCGATCTGTTGAACACCATCACTGGTTTTGATTCGTTCTCTTTGCAACCGAATGCTGGTGCTTCAGGAGAGTATGCTGGACTGATGGTTATTCGTGCCTACCACAAG GCAAGAGGAGACCACCACCGAAATGTCTGCATCATTCCTGTCTCTGCGCACGGTACAAACCCTGCAAGTGCTGCTATGTGTGGAATGAAGATTGTTGCCGTCGGAACTGATGCCAAAGGTAACATTAACATTGAGGAGTTGAGGAAAGCTGCTGAAGCAAACAAGGACAACCTGTCTGCTCTGATG GTTACCTATCCTTCAACCCATGGAGTCTACGAAGAAGGCATTGATGAGATATGCAGGATTATTCATGAGAACGGCGGTCAGGTCTATATGGATGGAGCTAACATGAACGCTCAG GTTGGGTTGACAAGCCCTGGTTTTATTGGAGCAGATGTTTGCCATCTTAACCTTCACAAGACATTTTGCATTCCACATGGTGGAGGTGGTCCTGGCATGGGTCCTATTGGTGTTAAGAAGCACTTGGCGCCATTTTTGCCATCTCATCCAGTG ATCCCCACTGGTGGCTTCCCTCTCCCTGAGAAAACCGACCCTCTTGGTTCCATTTCTGCTGCTCCATGGGGATCTGCTTTGATTCTTCCAATTTCGTACACCTACATAGCCATGATGGGCTCTCAGGGACTGACTGAAGCTTCAAAGATTGCTATCCTGAACGCGAACTACATGGCAAAGCGTCTGGAG AAACACTACCCAGTTCTTTTCCGTGGAGTCAATGGAACTGTTGCCCATGAATTCATCATTGATTTAAGAGGGTTCAAG GCAACTGCTGGTATTGAGCCTGAGGATGTGGCGAAGCGCTTGATGGACTACGGATTCCATGGACCAACCATGTCATGGCCCGTTCCAGGCACACTTATGATTGAACCCACTGAAAGTGAAAGCAAG GCTGAACTAGACAGGTTCTGTGATGCCCTTATCTCCATCAGAGAGGAAATTGCAGAGGTAGAAAATGGCAAAGCAGATGCGCACAACAATGTCCTGAAG GGCGCTCCTCACCCACCCCAACTCCTGATGGGCGATGCATGGACTAAGCCATACTCTAGGGAGTATGCTGCGTTCCCCGCGGCGTGGCTTCGGGGTGCCAAGTTCTGGCCAACAACAT GTCGTGTGGACAACGTGTACGGGGATCGCAACCTGATCTGCACTCTGCAGCAGGCGTCCCAGGTGGCAGAGGAAGCTGCAGCTGCCACCGCGTAA